The following coding sequences are from one Rhineura floridana isolate rRhiFlo1 chromosome 2, rRhiFlo1.hap2, whole genome shotgun sequence window:
- the LOC133377049 gene encoding uncharacterized protein LOC133377049, whose product MNVPYVGALTPALAAPGAAPSGVETGIRLAQGGQGLQAQLRERGPSPIKIAELRHLLHLYPLVLDAQFLLEGFTVGFRIPYLGPRRPFMSCNLKSVEGMESVLREKIRKEVVAGRVLGPFAAPPIPSLRVSPLGLVPKRAPGEFRLIHHLSFPQGESVNDFIPAELCSVRYTSFDCAVRMVRDCGVGALMGKCDIKSAFRLLPVHPQDFELLGLAFDGEYYVDRALPMGCSISCSVFERFSSFLEWAVKRRAGLQSVVHYLDDYLFAGPADSGTCRAFMAHFAGLAGELGVPLAAEKTEGPSTAITFLGIEIDTVAQCCRLPQDKLGALREKISEVVSSNKVTLATLQRLAGQLNFACGVVAPGRAFLRRVYDAMAGLSRSYHRTRVTAALRADLTVWSTFLRDFNGVSLWRRDRLLEAELQVHSDASGAFGFGVILHDSWCHGSWPQGWTLAGLTRDLTFLEFFPIVVAVHLWPDKLCNSSVHFWCDNLPTVHVINTLSSRNPNVMLLVRAFVLQCLRYNIQFLARHVPGIDNSIADALSRNQMEKFRQLAPWARALPEAFPPALWEIGGLNQKGP is encoded by the coding sequence atgaatgtgccatatgtgggggccctcacgcctgcactagctgccccaggggccgccccttcaggggtggaaacagggattcggctggcgcaaggaggacaggggctgcaggcgcagctcagggaaaggggccccagcccaattaaaattgccgagctccgacacttactccacctttaccccctagtcctagatgcccagtttttattagaaggcttcacagtgggttttcggatcccctatttaggtcccaggcgacctttcatgtcctgcaaccttaagtcagtggaaggcatggaatcagttctgagagaaaaaattaggaaggaagtagtagccggccgggttttgggcccctttgctgcaccacccatcccctcactcagagtttccccgttgggcctcgtccccaagagggcaccaggtgaatttcgcctgatacaccacctgtcctttccacagggtgagtcagtcaatgactttatcccagcggagctgtgctcagtccgctacacatcattcgactgtgctgtgcgaatggtcagggactgcggggttggggcccttatgggaaagtgtgacatcaagtctgctttccgcctcctcccggtccacccacaggacttcgagctgttgggcttggcttttgatggtgaatattacgtggacagggcattgcctatgggctgctctatatcatgctctgttttcgagcgcttcagctccttcttggagtgggcggtcaagaggcgcgcaggcttgcaatcagtggtacactatttagatgactacctgtttgcgggccctgcggactcaggcacctgcagggcgttcatggcacatttcgcggggctggctggggagctgggcgtccccctcgcggccgaaaaaactgagggcccatccactgctatcacgtttctgggcatcgagatagatacggtggcccaatgctgcaggcttcctcaggacaagttgggggccctcagggagaagatctcagaggtggtcagttctaataaggtgacattagccactctccaacggctggcaggccagctgaactttgcctgcggggttgtagcgcccggccgcgccttcctgcggcgcgtatatgacgccatggctggcctatcacgatcctaccaccgcacacgggtgacagccgctcttagggctgacctgacagtgtggtccaccttcttgcgggactttaatggggtctccctatggagaagggatcgcctgttggaggcagagctacaggtgcactccgatgcctcgggtgccttcggttttggggtcattctgcatgactcatggtgccacggcagctggccacagggctggacactggccggcctgaccagagacctgacgttcttggagttcttccccattgtcgtggccgtacacctctggcccgacaagctgtgtaattcctcagtccacttttggtgcgacaacctccccacagtgcacgttattaacaccctgtcctctagaaaccccaacgttatgcttctggtgcgagcattcgtgctccaatgtcttcgctataatattcagttcctggcgcgccacgttccgggtattgacaatagtattgctgatgctctatcacggaaccagatggagaagtttcgccagctggcaccgtgggcaagggctctgccggaggcgttccccccagcgctatgggagattggaggattgaatcagaaagggccataa